A stretch of DNA from Arachis hypogaea cultivar Tifrunner chromosome 19, arahy.Tifrunner.gnm2.J5K5, whole genome shotgun sequence:
CCAATCTTTTAAAGAATTTTTAAAGCTGACAACACCACTGTTCCAAGAAGAAGAGACATCCCAGGAATTAGAAACCAAATTTGAAAAATCCGGATGCGCCAGCCAAGCCGCGACAAAACGAAAAGGCCTCCGATTTCTATTCTGAAAGGAAGCAGTGTGTAGTTGCAGACAAATAGGAGAGTGATCAGAATTAAAATTGGGCAAATGCCTTAGGATGCCCTCAGGGAACGATAATTTCCACTCCAAATTGTTCAAACCTCTATCCAATCTCTCAACAATGTTACCTCTTCTCCAAGTAAACGGCCAACCCACAAAACCCAGATCAATAAGCCCACAGTCTGAGATACATCTCTGAAAATCAGGACAAGCACTATGAACAATATTAGTAGAGCCTCCCCTTTGTTCATAATCGTGAAGCGTAGCATTAAAATCACCTAGAAGACACCAAGGAATGGTAATGT
This window harbors:
- the LOC140182418 gene encoding uncharacterized protein; protein product: MVHLKVVGGDSTPWLLSAVYGSPHRVNRRILWSNLRSLAGNITIPWCLLGDFNATLHDYEQRGGSTNIVHSACPDFQRCISDCGLIDLGFVGWPFTWRRGNIVERLDRGLNNLEWKLSFPEGILRHLPNFNSDHSPICLQLHTASFQNRNRRPFRFVAAWLAHPDFSNLVSNSWDVSSSWNSGVVSFKNSLKDWNTNIFGDIFKRKRTLLRRLQGIASSLATSVNRNYFLENL